Part of the Olsenella profusa DSM 13989 genome, GGCGCTCATCCGCGAGCGCGACCGCGGCACGGCCATCCTGCTCGTGTCGCTCGAGCTCGACGAGGTCATGGACGTCTCGGACACCATCGCCGTCATCCATGACGGCCAGATCGTGGGCACCTTCGAGCAGGGCAGCGTGACCGAGAAGCAGGTTGGCCTGCTCATGGCGGGGGGTGGTGCCAAGTGAGCAGGCTCATCAAGGTCCTGAGGAGGCCCATCACCGCATCCATCCTCGCCATCGTCGTGGGCTTCATCGTGGCGGCCCTCGTGCTCGCGGCTGCGGGCTATGCCCCGGGCCCGTCGTTTGCCGCGCTGTTCAACGGCGTGTTCAGCAAGCCCAAGTACATTGCCAACGTGATCATCAAGGCGACGCCCCTCATCTTCACGGGTGTCGCCGTGGCCTTCGCCTTCAAGACGGGGCTCTTCAACATCGGCGCCGAGGGCCAGTACATCGCGGGCACCATCTGTGCCGTCACCGTGGGCGTTCTGGTCGACCTTCCGGCGGTGTTGGAGGTCCCTCTCGTGGTGCTTGCCGGCACGGCGGCGGGGGCCGGCCTGGGCGCCCTCGTGGGCTGGCTCAAGGCGCGCTTCGGCATCAGCGAGGTCATCACCAGCATCATGTTCAACTGGATCAGCCTCTACGCCTGCAACTTTGCGGCCAACAGCTCCCTGCTGCACCAGCCCAACTCCACGGGCAGCCTTCCCATCAACCCCTCGGGCTACACGATGATCCTGCCCAACTGGAAGCTTTCCGAGCAGGGCATGACAACGC contains:
- a CDS encoding ABC transporter permease, which gives rise to MSRLIKVLRRPITASILAIVVGFIVAALVLAAAGYAPGPSFAALFNGVFSKPKYIANVIIKATPLIFTGVAVAFAFKTGLFNIGAEGQYIAGTICAVTVGVLVDLPAVLEVPLVVLAGTAAGAGLGALVGWLKARFGISEVITSIMFNWISLYACNFAANSSLLHQPNSTGSLPINPSGYTMILPNWKLSEQGMTTLRNVPWLYDMLVRTDMNVGILVAIACAILIAYLLTRTKVGYEMRAVGLNRDAAQFAGINVSKNIVLCMLISGALCGLAGALAITGTEPHGIATLAAFENNGFNGLSVAFIAGTNPIGCIPAGFLFAGLIYGGQSVQQVMGAPSDIINIMIGTIVFMMALAQVVPMIADWLRRREANRERAAVTGGADGKEADHA